A genomic stretch from Edaphobacter aggregans includes:
- the glyA gene encoding serine hydroxymethyltransferase, with protein MSIDLNAKLTSADPDIAAQIENEIIRQHEGLEMIASENFVSRAVLEAAGTVFTNKYAEGYPGKRYYGGCEFADVVENIARDRAKQLFGAEHVNVQPHSGSQANAAAYMALLSPGDCVLGLDLAHGGHLTHGHKLNFSGKLYRIVGYQVRKDTETVDYDELEALAVREKPKMIIGGGSAYPRQFDFARMREIADKVGAYLVVDMAHFAGLVAGGAHPSPVPHAHVVTTTTHKTLRGPRSGLILCKQEFAAAVDRSVFPGQQGGPLMHVVAAKAVAFKEALDPQFAGYARQVVANAKVLAEALAAEGYRIISGGTDTHLMLVDVFQKGILGSEAENALGEAGITVNKNAIPYDTNPPMKPSGIRIGTPALTTRGMKEVEMRVIAGWIAQALDRRGDAGALKKIRKDVGELAEQFPLYGWLREPSSVI; from the coding sequence ATGTCCATCGATCTGAATGCCAAACTGACATCCGCCGACCCTGACATCGCCGCACAAATCGAGAACGAAATCATTCGCCAGCACGAAGGGCTGGAGATGATCGCATCAGAAAACTTCGTGAGTCGTGCTGTGCTCGAGGCGGCGGGTACGGTGTTCACCAACAAGTACGCTGAGGGCTATCCCGGAAAGCGTTACTACGGCGGGTGCGAATTCGCCGACGTGGTCGAGAACATTGCACGCGACCGCGCAAAGCAGCTCTTTGGAGCCGAACATGTGAATGTGCAGCCGCACTCTGGTTCGCAGGCAAATGCCGCGGCTTATATGGCGCTTTTGAGCCCCGGCGATTGCGTCCTTGGGTTGGACCTGGCGCACGGTGGACACCTAACGCATGGTCACAAGCTCAACTTTTCGGGCAAGCTGTATCGCATTGTTGGCTATCAGGTTCGGAAGGACACGGAGACCGTTGACTACGACGAGCTTGAAGCTCTCGCCGTCCGTGAGAAGCCGAAGATGATTATTGGTGGCGGCAGCGCCTATCCGCGACAGTTTGACTTTGCCCGGATGCGCGAGATTGCAGACAAGGTTGGAGCTTATCTCGTTGTTGATATGGCGCATTTTGCTGGTCTGGTTGCCGGGGGAGCGCATCCTTCGCCAGTTCCTCATGCGCATGTCGTGACGACGACGACGCACAAGACGCTGCGTGGGCCGCGCAGTGGCTTGATTCTGTGCAAGCAGGAATTCGCGGCGGCGGTGGATCGTAGCGTGTTTCCGGGGCAGCAGGGTGGCCCTTTGATGCACGTTGTGGCGGCGAAAGCGGTGGCTTTCAAGGAGGCTCTTGATCCACAGTTTGCTGGTTATGCGCGGCAGGTGGTGGCCAATGCGAAGGTTCTGGCGGAGGCTCTGGCCGCTGAGGGGTATCGCATTATCTCCGGCGGAACCGACACGCATCTGATGCTGGTCGATGTGTTCCAGAAGGGCATTCTTGGCTCGGAGGCGGAGAACGCGCTGGGCGAGGCTGGAATCACCGTCAACAAGAATGCGATTCCGTACGACACGAATCCTCCGATGAAGCCGAGTGGAATCCGGATTGGAACGCCAGCGCTGACGACGCGCGGGATGAAGGAGGTGGAGATGCGCGTCATTGCAGGCTGGATCGCGCAGGCGCTCGATCGTCGGGGCGATGCGGGCGCATTGAAGAAGATCCGCAAGGATGTCGGTGAGCTTGCGGAGCAGTTCCCGCTGTATGGGTGGCTGCGTGAACCTTCTTCCGTGATCTGA